The DNA window TTTTATTTTTACATTGCCCTTGGAATTACGCTCTATGGAATGGCGTATTTTTTCGTTCATGATATATTCATTCATCAGCGGATTAAAGTTCTGAGAGATACCCAGAATCCTTATCTGCTGGCCATCAGACGGGCGCACAAGCAGCACCATAAGCATACCGGAAAGGAACATGGCGAATGTTTCGGGTTTTTATGGGTGCCGGTAAAATATTTCAGGATGTATTTTAATAAGAAAAAAGCCTGATATGCAGCAATACACCTATCTACTGATTCTTTTTTTTACCGTTATCATCTGTTTTTTATTTTCATTTCACCATAAAATAAAATTCAACAGGCACTTTGGGGCCTTTTTGGGAGGTTCTTCAATGGTTGCGGTTGTTTTTATCATCTGGGATGCCTGGTTTACCAAAAGGGGAGTCTGGTGGTTCAATGATGATTACCTGCTCGGATTCAGGATTTTAGGCCTTCCCATAGAAGAAATCCTTTTCTTTATCTGCATTCCGTTCTCATGCCTGTTTACCTACTTTTGTCTTGATAAGTTTTTCTGGCTCGACTGGAAACCAGTTCCGGAGAAGATCTTCGTGATCATCAGTATTGCAGCAGCTCTGGGGATTGCCCTGTATTTCAATGACCGTATCTATACATTCATGACTTTCCTCACAACAGCCATCAGCCTTTTTGTATTATATTTCATCCTGAAAGTGCAGTGGATAGGGAAAGCATCACTGATTTACCTGCTGCTCATGCCGGGCTTTCTTGCCGTTAACGGCATACTGACGGGCACAGGACTGGAATCACCAATCGTCAATTACACTCCAGGAACATTCATAGGGATCCGGTTGCTGACCATTCCCCTGGAAGATACGGCTTATGGCTATGAAATGATCCTGTGGAATATCTATTTGTTTAAAAAATTCTCTAAAAATGAGCAAAGCACAAAAGACGGAAAAGATCAATATATTCTGGTTCAGGAGGGACCTGAGGCTGGATGATAATACGGCACTGCACGAAGCGTTGCAATCAGGATTTCCCGTACTGCCTGTGTTTATTTTTGATCCGGAAATTCTTGATAAGCTCTCCAATAAGGAAGACAAAAGGGTAGATTATATTCATCAGGCTCTTTCCAAAATACACGGGGAACTGCAGAAACATAAAAGCGGAATTAAAGTTTTTAATGGCCAACCGATAGAGATATTCAGGTCTTTGGTTAAAGACTATGAGATTAATGCCGTTTTTGCCAATAAAGATTATGAACCGGATGCCCTAGCACGAGACAGGGAAATCTCAGCATACCTGAAGCAAAACGGTGTTGAATTTACTACGTGCAAAGATCAGGTAATCTTTGAAGAACATGAAGTCGTTAAGAACGACAACAGTCCGTATACGGTTTATACTCCTTATTCTAAAAAATGGAAAGAAAGACTGAAGGAAACTTCTATTCTGAGCCATAAGACTGACTTTAAAAACTTCCTTCCTTTGAAACAGGAAAAAATGATCGCCCTTGATGCGATAGGATTCAGAAAGACCGATCTGGAAATGGCAGAGCCTAAGCTGGAAAAGAGAATCATCGCTGATTATGGCGAATACAGGAATTTTCCGGGGCTGGACCATACCACTCATTTAGGAGTTGCGCTCCGATTCGGGACCATTTCTATACGGAAATGTGTCCAGTATGCCCTTGAAAACAATGAAGTATGGCTCAATGAGCTTATCTGGAGGGAATTTTTCATGCAGATCCTGTTTCATTTCCCGCATGTAGTCAGGCATTGTTTCAAAAAGAAATATGAAAACATAGCGTGGCGGAACAATGAAAAGGAGTTCAAAGCCTGGTGCGAGGGGAAAACGGGCTATCCTATTGTAGATGCAGGGATGAAGCAGCTTAATGAAACGGGTTTCATGCACAACCGGGTAAGAATGATTACGGCAAGCTTCCTGACGAAACATCTTCTGATCGACTGGAGGTGGGGAGAAGCCTATTTTGCGGAAAAGCTGCTGGATTACGAGCTGTCCTCCAATAACGGCAACTGGCAATGGGTTGCAGGCTGCGGCTGTGATGCTTCTCCATATTTCAGGGTATTCAATCCTGAAGAGCAGGTTAAGAAATTTGATAAAGACCAAAAATATATCCGGGAATGGATCCCGGAAGAGTATTCTGAAAAACCTATCGTAGAACATAAAGAAGCCCGGGAACGTGCCCTGAAAGTGTACAAGAAGGCTGTCTCATGATATCATCAGGCTGAAATTGATTTATTCTAAGAATAAATTCAGGAGCCGACAGGCTTTGACCGATGGTATACCAATGGAAAAACGTAACTTTAAGCTATCCTGTTCCGGAATAAGGGTTTGAAAACAGGTATGATCTTAAAATTTCAGTATGCACCAACACTTGGAAAAACATTATGTCAACAGGGTAGGATGGCTTCGTGCAGCGGTTCTGGGTGCCAATGACGGCCTCCTGTCCACTACCAGCATCGTGATCGGAGTGGCTGCGGCACAGCCGGAACGGAATACCATTGTTCTAGCCGCTCTTGCAGGGATGATTGCCGGAGCACTTTCCATGGCCGCCGGTGAGTATGTTTCCGTAAGTTCCCAGGAAGATACCGAAAAAGCAGACCTGGCAAGAGAGAAGAAAGAACTGGAGGAAATGCCTGAAATAGAACTTCAGGAATTGGCCAGGATATATGAGGGAAGAGGTGTAAGCAAGGAAACAGCCATGCAGGTTGCCATAGAATTAACAGCCCATGATGCTCTTGAAGCACACGCCAGGGACGAACTGGGCATTAACGAAATTACCCAGGCAAATCCGACGCTTGCAGCACTGGCATCCTTTGCCTCTTTTGCCCTGGGAGCACTGCTGCCTTTTATCGTGTCGCTGGTTGCACCGCTTCAGCAGATGGTCTATTTCCAGTATGGTTTCTCCATTATATTCCTGATGCTTCTCGGAGCCGTTTCCGCTAAAACAGGCGGATCACCGGCAGGCCTGGCCATGATCAGGATCTGTTTCTGGGGTACTGCAGCCATGGGAATTACTGCGTTGGTAGGGCACCTGTTCGGGACTTCGGTCTGAAGTTTATCTTAAATAAAACATGAAACTAAGAACCATGGCTATTCCTTAAATCTTCGTTTCTTTTCTTTATAAAATCCTTTGGACGCATTCCGTTAATTTCCTGGAACAGATTGGAGAAATTTGTTCTGGATGCTATGCCGCATTTTTCTGCCAGGGTTTCTATTTTATAATTGAGATATACTTTATCATTATAAAGCTTATTTGTTATATAATTGATACGGAGCTCACTTAAATATCTGTTGAAATTCATTCCTTTGGATTCATTAACTACCTGTGAAAGATAGTTAGAATTAGTATTGAACTTACGAGCTAATTTATGCAATGTCAGTCCACTCTCTATGTAACCGGATTTTTCCTCAAATTCTTTCAATTTGATTATTAAATCGTGGACTATATTTTCGTTAATTATGATTTTTTCATCATCCTTCAATTTTGGAGAATCTTTTTTTACTGTTAACTGTAAGTTACTATTTAAAATTTTTTCTTCCAGGATTTTATAATGAGCTCTCGCCCTCTTTTCACTTTTATATTTTATTATAAGGACTAATAAAAGAATTAAAGCAAAAGTTATAAGTCCAATAATGATCCAAAACCCTTTTGACGCTGCGTCTTCAAGACGTTCTTTTTCTTCTGTCAGTGTCTTGGTATCAAATTCCTTATGAACCTTAGAGGATAAATAGGAAAAATCTTCAGACATGACACTATCTGCCTTTAATAATTGTTTAGTATAATAGAGTTCTCGGTCATTATTGTTATTTGCTTTATAGTAGTTGATCAGCAACTCATAATTTTCCCTCAGTTCCGGAAGTATAAAAGTCTGTTTCTGAAAAATTGAGTCCACTTTCTGAAAATAGAAAATTGCATTGGATGGATTGTTCATTTCCATATACGATTTCCCTATGTAAAAATAGTTTACGGTAGCCCAGGCAAAATCATTGATATGAGTAATTGGCCTAAGAGAGGTTTGCAAAGATTTTATCGCAGCAGGAAATCTTTTTTTTCGGTATTCTTCTATTCCCCTCTCTTTCAGGAAATATCCGTATTCCTGATCAAATTCTTTGTTATTCTGGGTCTGTGATATTCCGGTGCTGATCAGTGAATCAATCATGGTATAGTTATGGAGATTTCTATAACATACTATAACCCGGTGAAGGCTGTTATAATACCCTTTTTTATTATTATAAATAAGGTTTGGATGAACGTTTTCCTCAGATTTTAATTTGAAATTTGTTTTCGCTTCCTCAAAGTGGTTTAATGCTTCCTGATAGTATCCCAAGTAACTTTTCACTACTCCTATATGATACAATATTCCGTTTTTTAAAAAATCATCTTTTGAATTCTTGGAATATTCATAAGCTTTTAAATATTCGTTCAATGCTGATTTATACTGCTTATAATTAAAATAATAAATGATGCCTTTCCATAAATAAGCATTACTTATCAAATCATTGTTTTTTGATAATACAGCAACTGAAATTGCGCTATCTGAATATTTTAATTTATCCTCTTTTGAAGGCGAGAAGAATATTCCATCTTTATATCCCTGCACAAGATGATCAGAGTCATTCTGCTTTTTTGCAAGACGTATATATTTTCTTAAATATGAAAAAGCCCGCTGATCGTTTTCAGGGTAATTTTCGTAATTCTGTCTTAATTTGTAATAGAGACTGTAATCTTGTTGTTGTGAAAATAATATTTCCGACAACGAAATTAATATTAAAATATAAATTTTTTTCATCCCATTAATCAAAAATATTAATAACCTTTTTTCAAAAATAACCAAAATTAATTTTAAATCGGTTATATCGGGATTTTTATAAGCTTATTTTACATAATGCTTTTAAATCGTATATCTGTCTGTATATCATTGATTTAAACTGGTGCTAATTCATTAATAAGTACGTGCTTATTTTATTATAGGTACAACCAAGGTTTTTTAGAGCTGTTTAAGTTTGATAATTTCGAAATCAGAAACAAAACCAAATCACCGAGATAACTTTAAAACTAATAACCATGAAAACGATTATCTCAATATTTACAGTTCTATTAATCATTTTATTAAATTCTTGCAGACCACAGGATGACTTAATTACAGAGACATTTACTGGTGAAAACAGAGAAACAGCAGCGATACTCTCCAGAGAGAAGGCTGATAGTGTACAGGTAAGTTCTGTTACAACTGCTGTCAATGAAACACCTAAAACAGATCCACCTCCAAAAAGTGGTCAGCAATGGAAGCATTAAGATTTATTGTATTTACTCATTTGTAGTGCGCAATACAGATGAACAAATATTGAATAAATTTAATCTCAATAAATTAATCTCAAAATTTTTAATCATGAAAAAGTTATTATTAGTGGCTACTTTCGCAGTAGCAGGTATTACAGGAAGCATCACTGCCAAAACTTCTGATACTGCAGATAAAAATCTAAAAGTTGAAAGCAAGTGCTACAAGGAGGCTGTAGATGATTTTGGAAATCACTATTATGCACAGGTACCTTGCCCACCAGTTATTATCATTCAAAACTAAAAAAGATGAGGCGTTTTACCGCCTCATTTTTATTTAAATCTTTAACTATGAAAAATTTAGTTACTATCTTGTTAATTATCTACAGCAGTATAAATTTGCACGGACAATATAAAATCTATTACACTGTTAAAAAGAAAATAAGCAATAAAAATCTTGAAGCTGATGGAGTTTTACAATTTAATGTAAATGAAAAGAAATCCATATTTTATCTTTCTCAATATAAAAATCTTATTAAAAAGAATTATGAAATAAAAGAAAATGGCGATACAATAAAGGTCTTACATAACAATTCAATCTGTCAGGATAAGAAAGGTTATTTTTATGATTACAAAAACAATAACAGAACCTTACTATTATATGATGTAGTCTGTGATTCTAAGACATTAATCTCTGATAAAATAAAATACCCGGTCTGGAAAGTAGAAAAGAATTCATTTAAGTATAAAAAATGGAATGTATATAAAGCAACTGCAACAATAAATGATCGTAATTGGAATGTACTGTTTACAAAAGATGAACCAGAAATTCAAAATGCCGGTCCCTGGCTATTTGTAGGCCTTCCCGGGCTTATTGTATCTGCTTCCGATGATCAAGATATATATACCTTTGATATCACTAAAATCGAAAAGAATAATCGGACAAAAATTGCGGAACCTAAATTTTTCAGGACAGCAAATTTTAAGCAGTATTCTGATAAAGCTATATCTTCCAATAAGAGAAGAATGGCAAAAAAGATTTCTCAGGAATACAATATTCCGGAAAAAGAAGTAAATTTATCAGGCTCTCCAAAGTATGAAACACTTGATTTTATTGAAAAATGAAGCAAATAACGTTATTTTTATTCCTGATATTTTGCTTTAGTTACGGCCAGACAACCCACCGTTTTATCTATGAGTTAAAATTCAAGAAAGATTCGCTTGCTCAGAAATATGATACAGATTATTATATTCTGGATATTTCTGAAAAAGAACAGAAATTTTATAACCAGGAATTATATCAGAATGATTCAATAAGTCGTTTAAAGATTAACTCAGAGTACAATTTTTCTTATCCAAAGCTGCCAATCCGTTTAGTTCATAAAGACGGGAGCTTTTATAATTATTATTCTCAGACACCATTATATTATCTTTTAAAAACCAAGGATAAACAAAATTGGCATATCACTTCGGAGAAAAAGAAACTTGATAAATTCAATGTACAGAAAGCGACCACCCAATTCGGAGGAAGAACTTGGGAAGCCTGGTTTACAACCGATATTCCTTTCCCCTATGGTCCGTATAAATTTTATGGTCTTCCCGGTCTTATTTTGGAGCTTTCAGATACTAAAGAAAATTTTATGTTCTCATTTAAAGCAAATAAGAATATCAATGCCCATATCGACACCTCCAGATATATTGAGACTCAGATTGGGTTAAAACCAACTGAAATATCTAAAAACCAGTGGCAAAAATTACAGTTAGATTATTTTGTTAATCCACTGAAGGATTTTGGGGACGGTGGTTTAATTGTTGAAAACGAAAGGGGAGAAAAAGTAAAAGCTGACAGCAGAACGATTATTGAAAATCAACAAAATTATTTGCGAAAATACAATAATCCCATTGAGCTGGATATGGCAGTACAATATCCTGTTCAGAAATAGGCAGTTGAATATCTGTATTGTTAGAAAGTAATAACAATTAGATCAGGAACAAACATTTTTCTAAGTATAGCATCTTTTCTTCAATGAATACTTGCAGTGATTTTTTGTTACTCATAATTTGTAATGACCCTTAATGCATGTAATCTTTTCTCATTTAATTTTTATTAGAAAAATGAGGCAGGCTATCTGTTCGTTTCAAAAACCTTCAGCAGCTCATTCTGCCGGATCACATCATTCCTGCTGCTGATTAAATTGTAATTTGCCTGGAGCCAGTTATTCCTGACTACAAAAAATGTGTAGGCATCCATAAGCCCTTCCTTGTATTTTTCTTCTGATTTCTGAAATGATCGTTGCTGGTTTTCGAAATTGGTTTCCAGCAGGGTATATTTTTCCCGTGCATTGAGGAACTCGGCTTTGATGGAACTGATGCTTTTAGTTAAATCATTAATAATAGCATCTCTCTCATAACCGGAATTGATCACATTGAGTTTTGCAATCTCCACACTGTTTTTTACCTGCAATCTGTTAAAAACCGGGATATTAAGCCCGAAGGAAACCTGCTGGTTCTTATTGGCCCTGATCTGGTCTGAAAAGGCTTCGGCAGGCTGTCCCATAATCTTATTATAGAAGCTGGACCAGGTATAGGAACCGTTAAGCGTAGGTAAATAAGCGGATCTTGCGATCTCAACATTTTTCTGTTGGGCCTGCATCTGTTTCAGAATACTTTGATATGCCGGATTCACTTCCAGAAGGTGCTCTACAAAATGTTCATTGTTGAAACCTGATTCCGTCAGGTTTTCTTCAGGCATGGTAAAATCAAGGGTATCTCTGGTAATGGCCAGGGCATTCAGGAGATTGATTTTAGAAAGGTCACGCTGATTTTTGGCTGAAACCCATTGTTCCTGCATCGTTCCCAGGTTGGCACGGATGTCATAGACATCACTTTTCGGCCGGCTGCCTATTTCCACTTCCTTTTCGGTGCGCCTGATCTGGTCTTCAATGCCCGAAATCTGCGTTTGCAGGACATGCAGCCAGCTTTTGCTGTTCTGGTATGAAAAAAACATCTGGATAACGTTTAATTTCACTTCATTCCTGACCTGCTTCATGGTATACACAGAACTTTCTTTATTCAGCCTGGAAAGAGAGAGGGTAAGGTAATTCCTCCAGTTCATCAGTTCCCAGTTTGCCTGAGCATACACCTGGTCATACTGGGAATTGATAGATTCCCGCTGGTTGGTATTCTGATTGATGGATGAGCCAAATCCGTAATTATGGCTTACTCCGGCATTAACCGACGGGAGCAGCATCCCTTTGGCTGCTGAAATCTGGCGCTCATTTTTCAGAATATTAACTGTAGACTGTTTTACCAGCGGATGGTTGGCTGAAGCAAAGTCAAGGCATTGTTTGAGCGTCCAGCTCTGCTGAGCCTGGAAAATATTGATGATCAGGAGGAAGAAAAGCTTTTTCATTTTAATAATTTTAACAGGAGCATGGGAAGGCTCTATAAAGCCTTGAGTTTTGCAGCATGGTGCTTCCTTTTGTCGGCGTGCTTTATTAAGTTATTCGTATTTCAGGTATTGTACAGGATTGACTTTGGTTGCCCGGTAGGCTTTGATGCTTACCACAGCGAAAGTCAGGACCAGCAATACAGCCAGGCTCAGGACATACGGCCAAACCGGCATGTCTATCCTATAGGCAAAGTCTTTCAGCCATTCGTTCATGGCATA is part of the Chryseobacterium camelliae genome and encodes:
- a CDS encoding sterol desaturase family protein, whose amino-acid sequence is MNFLIVVITFFTMEGITWLIHKYIMHGLLWKLHKDHHDHSNDGHMEKNDYFFVIFAVPTIVLMYLGTMQGFNFYFYIALGITLYGMAYFFVHDIFIHQRIKVLRDTQNPYLLAIRRAHKQHHKHTGKEHGECFGFLWVPVKYFRMYFNKKKA
- a CDS encoding lycopene cyclase domain-containing protein, whose protein sequence is MQQYTYLLILFFTVIICFLFSFHHKIKFNRHFGAFLGGSSMVAVVFIIWDAWFTKRGVWWFNDDYLLGFRILGLPIEEILFFICIPFSCLFTYFCLDKFFWLDWKPVPEKIFVIISIAAALGIALYFNDRIYTFMTFLTTAISLFVLYFILKVQWIGKASLIYLLLMPGFLAVNGILTGTGLESPIVNYTPGTFIGIRLLTIPLEDTAYGYEMILWNIYLFKKFSKNEQSTKDGKDQYILVQEGPEAG
- a CDS encoding cryptochrome/photolyase family protein, producing MSKAQKTEKINIFWFRRDLRLDDNTALHEALQSGFPVLPVFIFDPEILDKLSNKEDKRVDYIHQALSKIHGELQKHKSGIKVFNGQPIEIFRSLVKDYEINAVFANKDYEPDALARDREISAYLKQNGVEFTTCKDQVIFEEHEVVKNDNSPYTVYTPYSKKWKERLKETSILSHKTDFKNFLPLKQEKMIALDAIGFRKTDLEMAEPKLEKRIIADYGEYRNFPGLDHTTHLGVALRFGTISIRKCVQYALENNEVWLNELIWREFFMQILFHFPHVVRHCFKKKYENIAWRNNEKEFKAWCEGKTGYPIVDAGMKQLNETGFMHNRVRMITASFLTKHLLIDWRWGEAYFAEKLLDYELSSNNGNWQWVAGCGCDASPYFRVFNPEEQVKKFDKDQKYIREWIPEEYSEKPIVEHKEARERALKVYKKAVS
- a CDS encoding VIT1/CCC1 transporter family protein is translated as MHQHLEKHYVNRVGWLRAAVLGANDGLLSTTSIVIGVAAAQPERNTIVLAALAGMIAGALSMAAGEYVSVSSQEDTEKADLAREKKELEEMPEIELQELARIYEGRGVSKETAMQVAIELTAHDALEAHARDELGINEITQANPTLAALASFASFALGALLPFIVSLVAPLQQMVYFQYGFSIIFLMLLGAVSAKTGGSPAGLAMIRICFWGTAAMGITALVGHLFGTSV
- a CDS encoding helix-turn-helix domain-containing protein is translated as MKKIYILILISLSEILFSQQQDYSLYYKLRQNYENYPENDQRAFSYLRKYIRLAKKQNDSDHLVQGYKDGIFFSPSKEDKLKYSDSAISVAVLSKNNDLISNAYLWKGIIYYFNYKQYKSALNEYLKAYEYSKNSKDDFLKNGILYHIGVVKSYLGYYQEALNHFEEAKTNFKLKSEENVHPNLIYNNKKGYYNSLHRVIVCYRNLHNYTMIDSLISTGISQTQNNKEFDQEYGYFLKERGIEEYRKKRFPAAIKSLQTSLRPITHINDFAWATVNYFYIGKSYMEMNNPSNAIFYFQKVDSIFQKQTFILPELRENYELLINYYKANNNNDRELYYTKQLLKADSVMSEDFSYLSSKVHKEFDTKTLTEEKERLEDAASKGFWIIIGLITFALILLLVLIIKYKSEKRARAHYKILEEKILNSNLQLTVKKDSPKLKDDEKIIINENIVHDLIIKLKEFEEKSGYIESGLTLHKLARKFNTNSNYLSQVVNESKGMNFNRYLSELRINYITNKLYNDKVYLNYKIETLAEKCGIASRTNFSNLFQEINGMRPKDFIKKRNEDLRNSHGS
- a CDS encoding GLPGLI family protein — its product is MKNLVTILLIIYSSINLHGQYKIYYTVKKKISNKNLEADGVLQFNVNEKKSIFYLSQYKNLIKKNYEIKENGDTIKVLHNNSICQDKKGYFYDYKNNNRTLLLYDVVCDSKTLISDKIKYPVWKVEKNSFKYKKWNVYKATATINDRNWNVLFTKDEPEIQNAGPWLFVGLPGLIVSASDDQDIYTFDITKIEKNNRTKIAEPKFFRTANFKQYSDKAISSNKRRMAKKISQEYNIPEKEVNLSGSPKYETLDFIEK
- a CDS encoding GLPGLI family protein, translated to MKQITLFLFLIFCFSYGQTTHRFIYELKFKKDSLAQKYDTDYYILDISEKEQKFYNQELYQNDSISRLKINSEYNFSYPKLPIRLVHKDGSFYNYYSQTPLYYLLKTKDKQNWHITSEKKKLDKFNVQKATTQFGGRTWEAWFTTDIPFPYGPYKFYGLPGLILELSDTKENFMFSFKANKNINAHIDTSRYIETQIGLKPTEISKNQWQKLQLDYFVNPLKDFGDGGLIVENERGEKVKADSRTIIENQQNYLRKYNNPIELDMAVQYPVQK
- a CDS encoding TolC family protein, giving the protein MKKLFFLLIINIFQAQQSWTLKQCLDFASANHPLVKQSTVNILKNERQISAAKGMLLPSVNAGVSHNYGFGSSINQNTNQRESINSQYDQVYAQANWELMNWRNYLTLSLSRLNKESSVYTMKQVRNEVKLNVIQMFFSYQNSKSWLHVLQTQISGIEDQIRRTEKEVEIGSRPKSDVYDIRANLGTMQEQWVSAKNQRDLSKINLLNALAITRDTLDFTMPEENLTESGFNNEHFVEHLLEVNPAYQSILKQMQAQQKNVEIARSAYLPTLNGSYTWSSFYNKIMGQPAEAFSDQIRANKNQQVSFGLNIPVFNRLQVKNSVEIAKLNVINSGYERDAIINDLTKSISSIKAEFLNAREKYTLLETNFENQQRSFQKSEEKYKEGLMDAYTFFVVRNNWLQANYNLISSRNDVIRQNELLKVFETNR